One part of the Paenibacillus silvisoli genome encodes these proteins:
- a CDS encoding SDR family NAD(P)-dependent oxidoreductase, whose translation MIAIDLTGRIALVTGATGELGRVMTRTLAACGADVAIHYNNNEAKALELQAEIVATGRRAVIVQADITNQASIQAMKDTVTAALGDVDIVVANAVVQYGWTSVLEQAPEDYRSQFESCVMQSVYLAKAFAPAMIEKKAGRFIGINTECSMQNFETQSAYVSGKRGMDGVYRVLAKEIGPHQITVNQVAPGWTISDRDRANGTERSEGYERTVALKRRGTDQDIANTVAYLASDLAGFITGAYIPVCGGNVMPTI comes from the coding sequence ATGATCGCAATCGATTTAACGGGACGCATCGCGCTGGTCACCGGCGCGACGGGCGAGCTGGGCCGCGTCATGACCCGCACGCTCGCGGCTTGCGGCGCGGACGTTGCCATTCACTATAACAACAACGAGGCCAAGGCATTGGAGCTGCAAGCGGAGATTGTCGCAACCGGCAGACGCGCCGTAATCGTACAGGCTGACATCACCAATCAAGCTTCTATTCAAGCGATGAAAGACACAGTAACCGCAGCGCTCGGCGATGTCGATATCGTCGTTGCCAACGCCGTCGTCCAGTACGGCTGGACGTCGGTGCTGGAGCAGGCGCCGGAGGATTACCGCAGCCAATTCGAATCGTGCGTCATGCAGAGCGTGTATTTGGCGAAAGCGTTCGCCCCGGCCATGATCGAGAAGAAGGCAGGCCGCTTCATCGGCATTAACACCGAGTGCTCCATGCAGAACTTCGAAACCCAATCCGCCTATGTCTCCGGCAAAAGAGGGATGGACGGCGTTTACCGCGTGCTAGCCAAGGAAATCGGCCCGCATCAAATTACGGTCAATCAGGTCGCGCCGGGGTGGACGATTTCGGACCGCGACCGGGCGAACGGAACGGAGCGCAGCGAAGGCTATGAGCGCACCGTCGCCTTGAAGCGCCGGGGAACCGACCAGGATATCGCGAACACCGTCGCGTATCTGGCTTCCGATCTGGCCGGATTCATCACCGGCGCCTATATTCCGGTTTGCGGCGGCAATGTCATGCCGACGATCTAA
- a CDS encoding beta-galactosidase trimerization domain-containing protein, producing MRFRQVHLDFHTSEAIPGIGSRFSKEQFQAMLRKGHVDSITIFSKCHHGWAYHPSEANERHPALDFDLLGEMIEAAHEIDVKTPVYISAGLDEKLARRHPEWLFRDKEERTTWAKNFMQPGYHEFCLNTPYLDVLLKQIEEVTLSYDADGIFLDIVGVRKCYCQYCVASLRREGKDPRNEADVQALGEQTYARYTSAVKELVHGIKPDMPIFHNGGHIRRGRRDLAGMNTHLELESLPTGGWGYDHFPLSARYAQTLGMPFLGMTGKFHTSWGEFGGYKHPNALRYETALSIANGARCSIGDQLHPDGLMDEATYELIGQAYREVEEKEPWCKDSVGVADVALLSLEAAGVANISAGQVGFTGISDAGAVRMLLEGKILFDVIDLEADFSAYKVIILPDEVLLGDALSASLKRYVAGGGKVLATGRSGLNVDGSGFGLDFGVKWIGENPYLPDYFRPGFGLNSLGGAAYICYGQGQQVELLDGGTSLGRRENPYFNRDVFTFCSHQHTPSSREDGGPGMAQGSDGIYIAWNMFEDYGTKGSLMLKETVLYALNRLLEGEGTGGGGGGKTLETSLPAQGIVTLQKQPDEGRYINHLLYATPVKRGNGVEIIEDILPVYDTKVTLRLPEEAKAVYLAPQQTAIPFEQQDGTLTYTLDRLECHQMVVIEIAK from the coding sequence ATGCGGTTCAGACAGGTCCATCTTGATTTTCATACATCGGAAGCGATTCCCGGCATTGGAAGCCGGTTTTCGAAGGAACAATTTCAAGCGATGCTCCGCAAAGGGCATGTCGATTCGATCACGATTTTCTCCAAATGCCATCATGGCTGGGCCTACCATCCGTCGGAAGCGAACGAGCGGCATCCGGCGCTCGATTTCGACCTTCTCGGCGAGATGATCGAAGCGGCGCATGAAATCGACGTGAAAACACCGGTCTATATCTCTGCCGGACTTGACGAGAAGCTGGCTAGACGTCATCCGGAATGGCTGTTCCGGGACAAAGAGGAGCGCACAACCTGGGCGAAAAATTTCATGCAGCCCGGGTATCATGAGTTCTGCTTGAATACGCCGTATCTCGACGTATTGCTGAAGCAGATCGAAGAAGTCACGCTGAGCTACGATGCGGACGGCATCTTCCTCGACATTGTAGGCGTTCGCAAGTGTTACTGCCAATACTGCGTAGCGTCGCTGCGCCGCGAAGGGAAAGATCCGCGCAACGAAGCGGACGTGCAGGCGCTTGGCGAGCAGACCTACGCTCGCTATACCAGCGCCGTGAAGGAGCTTGTCCATGGCATCAAGCCGGACATGCCGATCTTCCATAACGGCGGGCATATTCGCCGCGGCCGTCGGGATTTGGCGGGGATGAACACGCATCTGGAGCTGGAATCGCTGCCGACGGGCGGCTGGGGCTATGACCATTTTCCGCTGTCGGCCCGCTATGCGCAGACGCTGGGCATGCCGTTTCTCGGCATGACCGGCAAGTTCCATACGTCCTGGGGCGAGTTCGGCGGCTATAAGCATCCGAATGCGCTCCGCTACGAGACGGCGCTCAGCATCGCGAACGGCGCCCGCTGCTCGATCGGCGACCAGCTCCATCCGGACGGCTTGATGGACGAGGCTACCTATGAATTGATCGGGCAAGCTTATCGCGAAGTGGAAGAGAAGGAGCCTTGGTGCAAGGATTCGGTTGGCGTCGCGGATGTCGCGCTGCTGTCGCTTGAGGCGGCCGGCGTTGCGAACATCTCGGCAGGACAGGTCGGTTTCACGGGCATATCCGATGCCGGCGCGGTGCGGATGCTGCTGGAAGGCAAGATTCTGTTCGACGTTATCGATCTAGAAGCCGATTTCTCGGCGTACAAAGTCATTATTTTGCCGGACGAGGTGCTGCTTGGCGATGCGCTCTCCGCAAGCTTGAAGCGTTATGTCGCCGGAGGCGGCAAGGTGCTCGCTACCGGACGTTCCGGCTTGAACGTCGACGGAAGCGGCTTTGGTCTTGATTTTGGCGTGAAATGGATAGGCGAAAATCCGTATCTGCCGGATTATTTCCGGCCCGGCTTTGGGCTGAACAGCCTCGGCGGCGCCGCTTACATCTGCTACGGCCAAGGGCAGCAGGTTGAGCTGCTGGATGGCGGCACGAGTTTGGGCCGGCGGGAGAATCCGTATTTCAACCGGGACGTGTTCACGTTCTGCTCTCATCAGCATACGCCAAGCTCGCGCGAAGACGGCGGTCCCGGCATGGCGCAAGGCTCGGACGGCATCTACATCGCGTGGAACATGTTCGAGGATTACGGTACGAAGGGCAGCTTGATGCTGAAGGAAACGGTGCTGTATGCGTTGAACCGGCTTCTTGAAGGCGAGGGCACAGGCGGAGGAGGCGGCGGCAAAACGCTCGAAACCTCGCTGCCGGCGCAAGGCATCGTGACGCTTCAGAAGCAGCCGGATGAGGGGCGATATATCAACCACTTGCTGTATGCTACGCCGGTCAAACGCGGGAATGGCGTTGAGATTATCGAGGATATTTTGCCGGTATACGATACGAAGGTAACGCTTCGTTTGCCGGAAGAGGCGAAGGCGGTCTATCTGGCTCCGCAGCAAACGGCGATCCCGTTCGAGCAGCAGGACGGCACGCTGACGTACACGCTCGATCGGCTGGAATGCCACCAGATGGTCGTCATCGAAATCGCGAAATAA
- a CDS encoding Gfo/Idh/MocA family protein has translation MWKVGLVGTGFWSEKHLQAWSRIPGVQVTALCNRSQEKLTKAGQKYDVSSDRLYTSLDDMLAGADVDIIDIVTGPETHLEFVRKAALAGKHIMCQKPFAPSLEDAEEMVAVAERCGVRLMVTENWRWLDPFQTIKSVIDSGELGKLHVARYIHTDYYTPRMEPGVELPQPFFRTMPRLLFYEMGVHWFDTWRFLFGTPRRLTAELTRVSDHIVGEDSGLVLLGHDGFYGFLDMSWATRQKLDRPLGDQVGPVHLEQLVIDGSEGTLKLYTDGTIAVVSRNGGSERIVKAQTTLDHEESHFRLQSHFIACLNSGEPFQTSGEDNLITLRMTFSVYESAAKQRTIEL, from the coding sequence ATGTGGAAGGTTGGCTTAGTCGGAACGGGCTTCTGGTCGGAAAAACATTTGCAGGCGTGGAGCCGAATCCCTGGCGTGCAGGTGACGGCGCTATGCAACAGGTCGCAGGAGAAATTAACGAAAGCCGGGCAGAAATACGATGTATCTTCGGATCGGCTGTATACGAGCTTGGACGACATGCTGGCCGGAGCTGACGTGGATATCATCGATATCGTGACAGGGCCGGAAACGCATCTTGAATTTGTTCGCAAGGCTGCGCTGGCCGGCAAGCATATCATGTGCCAGAAGCCGTTCGCGCCTTCGCTTGAGGACGCCGAGGAGATGGTGGCGGTCGCGGAGCGCTGCGGGGTCAGACTCATGGTGACGGAAAATTGGCGCTGGCTGGATCCGTTTCAAACGATCAAAAGCGTGATCGACAGCGGAGAGCTGGGGAAGCTTCATGTCGCGCGATATATCCATACGGACTATTACACCCCGCGCATGGAGCCGGGCGTAGAGCTGCCGCAGCCGTTCTTCCGCACGATGCCGAGGCTGTTATTTTACGAGATGGGCGTCCATTGGTTCGATACGTGGCGGTTCCTGTTCGGAACGCCGCGTCGGTTGACGGCCGAACTGACGCGCGTCAGCGATCATATCGTGGGCGAGGACAGCGGTCTTGTGCTGCTGGGCCATGACGGATTTTACGGCTTCTTGGACATGAGCTGGGCAACCCGGCAAAAGCTGGACCGTCCGCTTGGCGATCAGGTCGGACCTGTCCATCTGGAGCAGCTGGTCATCGACGGCAGCGAAGGAACGTTAAAGCTGTATACGGACGGCACGATTGCCGTAGTTTCCCGCAATGGCGGGTCAGAGCGGATCGTGAAGGCGCAGACGACGCTCGATCATGAGGAGAGCCATTTCCGGCTGCAATCGCATTTTATCGCCTGCTTGAATAGCGGGGAGCCGTTTCAAACGAGCGGCGAGGATAATTTGATTACGCTCCGGATGACATTCTCGGTGTATGAGAGCGCCGCGAAGCAAAGGACGATCGAGCTCTGA
- a CDS encoding sugar phosphate isomerase/epimerase family protein, protein MRLGLSSFTFTWAIGIPGYDRPAEPLTHEGLVRMTHRHGLNLAQIADNLPLHPLSQDELLRLKQTADELRVSIEVGTRGTEPELLIAYLEIAQTLGSPIVRTIITTADLAAAEQHLRQVLPAFEEANITLAIENHGLHTTRQLVQLFESLNHPYVGCCLDTVNSFGALESPGHVIQRLVPYLANLHIKDFEIKRVDHQLGFTILGTPAGAGRLDYELLRETIEAHGKSGASAILELWTPFTESVERTIELERSWMEQSIAYLKSIHFIEEKENGHGNHHIERESV, encoded by the coding sequence ATGAGACTTGGACTTAGCTCTTTCACCTTCACGTGGGCGATCGGCATTCCCGGCTACGATCGGCCGGCAGAACCGCTTACCCATGAAGGGCTTGTCAGAATGACGCATAGGCACGGCCTGAATCTGGCGCAAATCGCCGACAATTTGCCGCTTCATCCGCTTTCGCAAGACGAGCTGCTCCGCTTGAAGCAAACCGCGGATGAGCTGCGCGTATCCATTGAAGTAGGCACGCGCGGCACCGAGCCCGAGCTTCTGATCGCCTACCTGGAAATCGCCCAAACGCTGGGCTCGCCGATTGTACGAACTATTATCACGACTGCCGATCTCGCGGCGGCCGAGCAGCATCTCCGCCAGGTGCTTCCCGCATTCGAAGAGGCGAATATTACGCTCGCGATCGAAAATCATGGCTTGCATACGACACGCCAGCTGGTACAATTATTTGAGAGCTTGAACCATCCCTACGTCGGCTGCTGCCTGGATACGGTCAATTCCTTCGGCGCGCTGGAGAGTCCCGGGCATGTCATTCAACGGCTCGTCCCCTATCTCGCGAATTTGCATATCAAGGACTTCGAGATTAAACGCGTCGATCATCAGCTGGGCTTTACGATTCTCGGAACGCCGGCAGGCGCGGGACGGCTTGATTACGAGCTGCTGCGCGAAACGATCGAAGCGCACGGCAAGAGCGGCGCCTCGGCCATACTCGAGCTTTGGACGCCGTTTACGGAGTCTGTCGAACGGACAATCGAGCTGGAGAGAAGCTGGATGGAGCAGAGCATCGCGTATTTGAAATCCATTCATTTTATAGAAGAGAAGGAAAATGGCCATGGCAACCATCACATTGAAAGAGAAAGCGTATGA
- a CDS encoding sugar phosphate isomerase/epimerase family protein produces the protein MRLGGPIIAKEKLDPQKWVAAHEVRGYSAAYFPDVDDPSLIEDYVRVAAGADLVIAEVGAWSNPLSQDPEAARQAISYCKKKLETAELAGALCCVNIAGSRGEQWDGHDPANLTADTFALIVDTVRDIIDHVQPERTYYTLEMMPWMYPDTVDSYLDLIRAIDRKAFAVHLDPVNIVTSPQLFYGNSALLEECFAKLGRYIRSCHAKDIVLGASMMVHLDEKRPGLGKLDYAQYLRQLAKLDRDVPLMLEHLDNEEEYGLAAGYIRSTAEAVGLRFV, from the coding sequence ATGAGGCTCGGAGGTCCGATTATCGCAAAGGAAAAGCTTGATCCGCAAAAATGGGTCGCGGCGCATGAGGTGCGCGGCTATTCGGCCGCCTATTTTCCCGATGTTGACGATCCGTCATTAATTGAGGATTATGTACGCGTCGCGGCGGGAGCCGATCTTGTCATCGCCGAGGTTGGCGCGTGGAGCAATCCGCTCAGCCAAGATCCGGAGGCAGCGAGGCAGGCGATCAGCTATTGCAAGAAGAAGCTGGAGACGGCGGAGCTTGCCGGGGCGCTGTGCTGCGTCAATATCGCCGGATCGCGAGGCGAGCAGTGGGATGGCCACGACCCGGCGAATTTGACGGCGGACACCTTCGCGCTGATCGTCGATACCGTCCGCGACATCATCGATCATGTGCAGCCGGAGCGCACTTATTATACGCTCGAAATGATGCCGTGGATGTACCCCGACACCGTCGACAGCTACCTCGACCTCATTCGCGCCATTGACCGCAAGGCGTTCGCCGTGCATCTCGATCCGGTCAATATCGTGACGAGTCCGCAGCTCTTCTACGGCAACAGCGCGCTGCTGGAGGAATGCTTCGCCAAGCTCGGCCGTTATATTCGCAGCTGCCATGCCAAAGATATCGTGCTCGGCGCGTCCATGATGGTGCATCTGGATGAGAAGCGTCCGGGTCTCGGCAAGCTCGACTATGCGCAATATTTGCGCCAGCTGGCGAAACTGGACCGCGACGTGCCGCTCATGCTGGAGCATTTGGACAACGAGGAGGAGTATGGGCTGGCGGCGGGGTATATTCGTTCGACGGCTGAGGCAGTGGGATTGCGGTTCGTGTGA
- a CDS encoding GntR family transcriptional regulator encodes MKVPEEQERPSRQRPLSKLVVANVWDQTYQVLKERILARHFGANEKLLIPELAEQLGVSRTPIRDALNRLEAEGLVRTVSKVGTFVNPVLEDNVNDIMDSRLMIDCWTIDRLQAMEEKQLAARFGALETIVEKASDSFASRSLSEIDLELQSDLDLKFHLELVRMSGNLKNVDTYKSLMNYRYLNLGAPHVTPDMAKLAFRQHLAIYDALRARNFAVAKTAVTAHLAFSKQNILNVIIESGGEI; translated from the coding sequence ATGAAGGTTCCGGAGGAACAGGAGCGCCCATCCCGGCAGCGTCCGTTATCGAAGCTCGTCGTCGCCAATGTTTGGGACCAAACCTATCAGGTGCTGAAGGAGCGGATTTTGGCGAGGCATTTCGGCGCGAACGAGAAGCTGTTGATTCCGGAGCTTGCCGAGCAGCTTGGCGTCAGCCGGACGCCGATTCGCGATGCGCTCAACCGGCTTGAAGCGGAAGGTCTCGTCCGTACCGTGTCCAAAGTGGGCACGTTCGTCAATCCGGTGCTGGAGGACAACGTTAATGACATCATGGACAGCCGACTCATGATCGATTGCTGGACAATAGATCGGCTGCAAGCGATGGAGGAGAAGCAGCTGGCGGCGCGGTTCGGCGCGCTTGAAACGATTGTCGAGAAAGCATCGGACTCTTTCGCCAGCCGATCCTTGAGTGAAATCGATTTGGAGCTGCAGTCCGACCTTGACCTCAAATTTCATCTAGAGCTGGTCCGAATGAGCGGCAATTTGAAAAATGTAGACACCTATAAGTCGCTTATGAATTACCGGTATTTGAATTTAGGCGCGCCGCATGTGACGCCGGATATGGCGAAGCTGGCGTTCCGGCAGCATTTGGCCATCTACGATGCGCTGCGCGCACGGAATTTCGCGGTGGCGAAAACCGCGGTAACGGCCCACTTGGCATTTTCGAAGCAAAATATTTTGAATGTGATCATCGAAAGCGGCGGCGAGATTTAA
- a CDS encoding two-component system sensor histidine kinase NtrB: protein MSDIIRFFETHKSGIIDSWIGRLERAYPGEYNADKLRQQCIRYVQLIADIHIPIEQHEVFSDYRAWCELLFSKRIPIEHILQSSLFFREAFFERVGEFEADRAELVSVIAHVVYRIDQFQTVVYSYFFDHARGKIEQQDKLIENMHDDKLNLIGKMASSMAHEIRNPLTSIKGFTVLIRKVLPPASLHMIDKYLDIIDNEFRNIEMQITGFLSFSRKPIAEENPELTPINSLLDKTLLLVNPLLLNENIEFTAHLEPGLTAHVQKVAIIQVFSNLMNNAIDALRDAEGRERMIAVKAFSDGAYIYVRISNTGPEIPAAIQASLFDPFVTGKAEGTGLGLAICKQIVERNNGEITFQTNSRETTFTLRFPSPAAEPT, encoded by the coding sequence ATGAGTGATATTATCCGATTTTTCGAAACGCACAAGAGCGGCATTATCGACAGTTGGATCGGGCGGCTCGAGCGAGCCTATCCAGGGGAATACAACGCCGATAAGCTCCGGCAGCAGTGCATCCGTTACGTGCAGCTCATTGCGGATATCCATATCCCGATTGAGCAGCATGAGGTGTTCTCGGACTATAGAGCGTGGTGCGAGCTGTTATTCTCGAAGCGCATCCCGATCGAGCACATTCTGCAAAGCTCGCTATTTTTCAGGGAAGCCTTCTTCGAGAGGGTCGGGGAATTCGAAGCCGACCGCGCGGAGCTGGTTTCCGTCATCGCACATGTCGTCTACCGGATCGATCAGTTCCAAACGGTTGTCTATTCCTACTTCTTCGACCATGCCCGCGGTAAAATCGAACAGCAGGACAAGCTCATCGAGAATATGCACGACGACAAGCTGAACCTGATCGGCAAAATGGCCTCCAGCATGGCGCACGAGATCCGCAATCCGTTAACGTCCATCAAAGGCTTTACCGTGCTGATTCGAAAAGTTCTTCCGCCGGCATCTCTCCACATGATCGACAAATATTTGGATATTATTGACAATGAATTCCGCAATATCGAAATGCAAATTACCGGCTTCCTCAGCTTCTCGCGCAAGCCGATCGCCGAAGAGAATCCCGAGCTGACGCCGATCAACAGCCTGCTGGATAAGACGCTGCTTCTCGTCAATCCGCTCCTGCTTAACGAGAACATCGAGTTCACCGCGCATTTGGAACCCGGTTTGACTGCTCACGTCCAGAAGGTCGCCATCATTCAGGTGTTTTCGAACCTGATGAACAATGCGATCGACGCGCTTCGCGACGCGGAGGGACGGGAACGGATGATTGCCGTCAAAGCCTTTTCTGATGGCGCTTACATTTACGTGCGGATCAGCAATACCGGACCGGAAATACCGGCCGCCATTCAAGCCAGCCTGTTCGATCCGTTCGTAACGGGCAAAGCCGAAGGCACCGGACTCGGGCTTGCCATCTGCAAGCAAATCGTGGAGCGCAACAACGGGGAAATTACGTTTCAAACGAACAGCAGGGAAACGACGTTTACGCTTCGTTTTCCATCCCCTGCAGCTGAACCTACATAA
- a CDS encoding SDR family NAD(P)-dependent oxidoreductase — protein sequence MLTGKAAIITGSTSGIGEAAAYKLAGLGAKVLVTGRDQERGTKVVAEIDRSGGEALFVKADLSDPAAPAELVRSALDAWGRLDIVVNNAALVCSKPLADVTHQDWDRLFAVNVKAGFFLIQAALPHLRGVQGAVVNVSSINGLINDRDNLVYDTMKAALNHMTRGLALELRKEGVRFNALLPAGVATPLIEQWLQQRTGDAEAARLAAERVYVDPQIGKPEQIASAIAFLVSPEASWVNGAIIPIEGGFTLGNFRDS from the coding sequence ATGCTAACCGGAAAAGCAGCCATCATTACCGGTTCGACAAGCGGAATCGGGGAAGCCGCGGCTTATAAGCTTGCCGGGCTTGGCGCCAAGGTGCTCGTCACCGGAAGGGATCAGGAACGCGGCACGAAGGTTGTCGCTGAAATTGACCGCAGCGGGGGCGAAGCGCTGTTTGTTAAAGCGGATCTTAGCGATCCGGCCGCGCCTGCCGAGCTTGTGCGTTCTGCGTTGGACGCATGGGGGCGGCTCGACATCGTCGTCAATAACGCGGCGCTTGTTTGCAGCAAGCCGCTCGCCGATGTGACGCATCAGGACTGGGACAGGTTGTTCGCGGTCAATGTGAAGGCGGGATTTTTCCTGATTCAGGCGGCGCTGCCGCATTTGCGCGGCGTGCAAGGGGCTGTCGTGAACGTCAGCTCGATCAACGGACTGATCAACGATCGGGACAATCTGGTGTACGACACGATGAAGGCTGCGCTGAACCATATGACGCGGGGACTTGCGCTGGAGCTGCGCAAGGAAGGCGTGCGATTTAATGCGCTGCTGCCTGCCGGCGTCGCAACGCCGCTGATCGAGCAGTGGCTCCAGCAGCGGACCGGCGACGCCGAAGCCGCGAGACTGGCGGCGGAACGGGTCTATGTCGATCCTCAGATCGGCAAGCCGGAGCAAATTGCGAGCGCTATCGCGTTTCTCGTCAGCCCGGAGGCTTCATGGGTGAACGGGGCCATTATTCCGATCGAGGGCGGTTTTACGCTGGGCAATTTTAGAGATTCGTAG
- a CDS encoding AraC family transcriptional regulator, with translation MDCLQLPIPPLPQFVTVGHSVWRPGNQHFERNFPMYDLLLVVKGTFYITEDDTPYSIGAGNLLLLEPGRTHFGHRPCTEDSEIYWIHFYHPLPATPIASQQIPWTSILEPGTDADFLPRRQSLFLPKWAPFDPKPLLPVLRDMLDIQRKLNMENATRLHGLLVRLLEQLQQLTVQAAKPSRSLKLSRELEAFLTRFVKEPFSSESLEEAFHFNPEYLSRCLKKHTGKTPVQYIRHLKVEEAKRLLAASDMPVPVVAESIGIDDYNYFIRLFRETAGQTPGEYRRSRQGLS, from the coding sequence ATGGACTGCCTGCAGCTGCCGATCCCTCCCCTGCCTCAATTCGTCACCGTCGGTCATTCCGTCTGGAGGCCGGGCAACCAGCATTTCGAGCGGAATTTTCCGATGTATGACCTGCTGCTCGTCGTAAAAGGAACGTTCTACATAACGGAGGATGACACGCCTTATTCGATCGGAGCCGGCAATCTGCTTCTGCTGGAGCCCGGCCGCACCCATTTCGGGCATCGGCCCTGCACGGAGGATTCGGAGATCTATTGGATCCACTTCTACCACCCGCTCCCCGCTACGCCGATCGCAAGCCAGCAAATTCCGTGGACCTCGATTCTCGAGCCCGGCACGGACGCCGACTTTCTGCCGCGCCGCCAGTCGCTGTTTCTGCCGAAATGGGCGCCATTCGACCCGAAGCCGCTGCTGCCGGTTCTTCGCGACATGCTGGACATTCAGCGCAAGCTCAATATGGAAAACGCGACCCGGCTGCATGGACTGCTCGTCCGCCTGCTGGAGCAGCTGCAGCAGCTGACCGTGCAAGCGGCGAAGCCTTCGCGGTCCTTGAAGCTTAGCCGGGAGCTCGAGGCATTCCTGACGCGATTCGTGAAGGAGCCGTTCAGCTCCGAGTCGCTGGAGGAGGCGTTTCACTTCAACCCGGAATATTTATCCCGCTGCCTGAAGAAGCATACCGGCAAGACGCCCGTCCAATATATCCGCCACTTGAAGGTGGAGGAAGCCAAACGGCTGTTGGCCGCAAGCGACATGCCCGTTCCGGTCGTAGCGGAGTCGATCGGCATCGACGACTATAATTACTTTATCCGCCTGTTCCGCGAAACGGCCGGTCAGACGCCGGGCGAATACCGCAGATCGAGGCAAGGCTTAAGTTAG
- a CDS encoding phosphogluconate dehydrogenase C-terminal domain-containing protein produces MNIQPNEMTIAVIGAGGKMGCRITDNLIKTDYRLLLCEQAENGKARIAQRGLAITPNEEVLATADFVILAVPDAVIGPLSEKIVPQLQPGATLILLDPAAAYAGQVTLRDDCTFVVTHPCHPALFEEQDTPEARQDMFGGIAAKQDIVIALQQGDEERFALAEQICIRMFAPVVQCHRITVEHMALLEPAAAEVVAAAAACIMKEAMDEVIRMGVPEAAARSFMLGHIQIPLAIAFNNVNPFSDAAKIAIEYGHEKIFKPDWKQVFTKESLDEVLRLMLHLDEKPALK; encoded by the coding sequence ATGAACATTCAGCCGAACGAAATGACAATTGCCGTTATCGGCGCAGGCGGCAAGATGGGATGCCGGATTACGGACAATCTGATTAAGACGGACTATCGGCTTCTGCTCTGCGAGCAGGCGGAGAACGGTAAAGCCCGGATTGCCCAGCGAGGGCTGGCCATTACGCCGAACGAAGAGGTGCTCGCGACCGCCGATTTTGTCATTCTTGCCGTACCGGATGCGGTGATCGGCCCGCTCAGCGAGAAGATCGTGCCGCAGCTGCAGCCGGGCGCGACCTTGATTTTGTTGGATCCGGCTGCCGCCTACGCAGGACAGGTGACGTTGCGCGACGACTGCACCTTCGTCGTGACGCACCCGTGCCATCCGGCTTTGTTCGAAGAGCAGGATACGCCGGAAGCGCGTCAAGACATGTTCGGAGGCATCGCGGCGAAGCAGGATATCGTCATCGCGCTGCAGCAGGGCGATGAGGAACGTTTTGCGCTGGCGGAGCAAATCTGCATCCGCATGTTCGCGCCGGTTGTCCAATGCCACCGGATTACGGTCGAGCATATGGCGCTGCTGGAGCCGGCGGCTGCCGAGGTCGTAGCGGCCGCGGCCGCGTGCATCATGAAGGAAGCGATGGATGAAGTCATCCGCATGGGCGTGCCGGAGGCGGCAGCACGATCGTTCATGCTCGGCCATATCCAGATTCCGCTCGCCATTGCCTTCAATAATGTCAATCCGTTCTCCGATGCGGCGAAGATCGCGATCGAATACGGCCATGAGAAGATTTTCAAACCGGATTGGAAGCAGGTATTTACGAAGGAGTCGCTGGATGAAGTGCTGCGACTGATGCTGCATTTGGATGAGAAGCCTGCTTTGAAATAA
- a CDS encoding GntR family transcriptional regulator — MATITLKEKAYDQLRAYILEGTINSNEQLTEKYLVELLQMSRTPIRSALEKLAAEGLLNIAPNKGLSLPELSLQRVADFFDFRIALEGYIVQKLCSRKLPQEEIAWFRENLRIQEETAGQHDYLTFTHADYEFHRRLALVYENTEMVQMMDSLQDRLFQMALKVLRKDKNRIENSYRDHLDIFELILAGHAEEAKRRMIEHLEYGARILVL; from the coding sequence ATGGCAACCATCACATTGAAAGAGAAAGCGTATGACCAGCTGCGAGCCTATATATTAGAAGGAACCATTAATTCCAACGAGCAGCTGACGGAAAAATATTTGGTCGAGCTGCTGCAGATGAGCCGCACGCCGATCCGATCCGCGCTGGAAAAGCTGGCCGCCGAAGGTCTGCTCAACATCGCGCCGAACAAAGGGCTTAGCCTCCCGGAGCTGTCGCTGCAGCGCGTTGCGGATTTTTTCGATTTTCGGATCGCGCTGGAAGGATACATCGTTCAGAAGCTGTGCAGCCGTAAGCTGCCGCAGGAGGAGATCGCTTGGTTCCGCGAAAATTTGCGGATTCAGGAGGAAACGGCCGGTCAGCACGATTATTTGACGTTCACGCATGCCGATTATGAATTTCACCGCCGCCTCGCCCTCGTCTACGAGAACACGGAGATGGTGCAGATGATGGACAGCCTGCAGGACCGGCTGTTTCAAATGGCGCTGAAGGTGCTTCGCAAGGACAAGAACCGGATCGAAAATTCGTACCGCGATCATTTGGACATCTTCGAGCTCATTCTCGCCGGCCATGCGGAGGAAGCCAAGCGGCGGATGATCGAGCATTTGGAGTACGGTGCGCGGATATTGGTGTTGTAA